Within Bradymonas sediminis, the genomic segment CGAGCGCGACTCCGATTGCGGCGACGGGGCGACCTGCGAGACGCTTCAGAGCGGCACAAAGGCCTGCATTATCAACGACGAGGAGCCCACCGACCCATGTGACGGCGTAACCTGCCCCTCGGAACAGACCTGCAGCGGCGGAGTCTGCGTGGGCGGCGGAACCAACCCAAATGATCCCGACGCGGGCACCTCCCCCGACGTCGGCGTTGATGTGGGAATTACCCCCGATATCGGCGGCGACAGCGACGCTGGCGATGAAGTCATCGACCAGAAGCAAGAGGAGGAACAGAATTATGCCAGCGACGACTCTGACTCCGGATGCGGCTGCTCGAGCACCCCGCTCCAGGATGACGTCCCCGGCAGCTTGATGCTGCTGGGCGCGTTTGGCCTCGGCATCCTGTGGAGGCGAAAGCGCTAAAGTAGCCTTAGCCAAACAATAAAAAAGCCGCCGGCATTCGCCGGCGGCTTTTCTATTTGAAGCGAGACTTCGCTCAGGCCTTCTCAACCCGATTAAACGTCAGCCCCTTTCCATCTTCGGCGACGTCCACCTTGATCTCGTCGCCCTCGCCGAAGCGCCCCTCCAGAATCTCGGTCGACAGCGGGTCGTGGATGAATTTGCCGAAGGCGCGCTTGAGCGGGCGCGCGCCGTACTCCGGCTCGTAGCCCTCTTCGGCCAAAAAGTCGCGGGCGGCATCGCTCAGGCCGATCAAGATCTTTTGCTGGCCCAACAACTTTCGCAGCCCGCGCTCCTGGATGTCGACGATGAGGCGAATCGACTCGCAGCTCAACGCCTGGAAGGTGATCGGGGCGTCGAGGCGGTTCAAGAACTCCGGCTTGAAATGATCCTTGAGAATCTCGCCGACGGCGTCGTTGAGCTCCTCCTGCTCGACCTTTCCGGTCAGGTCCATGATCTCGCGGCTGCCGACGTTCGAGGTCAAGATGATCAGCGTATTTGAGAAGTCGACCATGCGGCCCTGACTGTCGCTCAGGCGCCCCTCGTCCATGACCTGCAAGAGGATATTAAAGACGTCGGGGTGCGCTTTCTCAGCCTCGTCAAAGAGCACCACCGAATAGGGCTTCAGGCGCACGGCCTCGGTCAAAATACCGCCCGACTGGCTGCCCACATACCCGCGCGCCGAGCCGATGAGCGTGTTGACCTTCGACTGCTCCATATATTCGCTCATATCGATGCGAACCAGCGAGTCCTCGCTGTCGAAGAGGAACTCGCTGAGCGCCTTGGCCAGCTCGGTTTTCCCCACGCCGGTGGGGCCGACGAACATGAAGTTACCGATCGGGCGCCCCGCCGGTTTAAGCCCCGCGCGTGAGCGCCAGATAGCCTTGCAGATCGCCTCGATCGCGTGGTCCTGCCCGACGACCCGCTGACGCAGGCGATTGGGCATATTGAGCAACTTCTCACGCTCCGACTCCAACATGCGCGAGGTCGGAATGCCGGTCCAGCTCGCGATGACCGCGGCGATGTCGGTCTCATCGACATAGTCTTTGAGCAGACGCTCATCTGCGTGGATCTCGTCGAGCTTCGCCTCGGCCTGGGCGATCTCCTTCTGGATGCGCGGGAGCACGCTATACTTAAGCTCGGCCGCGCGCCCCAACTCGCCCGCCCGCTGGGCCTCGAGGATCTCTTTCTCGCTCGTCTCAAGCGCCTCTTTATGCTCGGTCAACTCGTCGAGCGCGCCCTTCTCAAGCTCCCACCGCACGCGCAGGCGCGCGGCTTCTTCTTCCTGACTCTCAATCTCATTCTCCAGCCCATCGCGCGCCTCCACCGTCTCGGCGTCGGTCGCCTCGGCCAGCGACTCCCGCTCGACCTGAAGCTGCAAGATGCTGCGCTCGATGGCGTCGAGCTTCGCCGGCTTCGAGTCGATCTCGAGGCGCAAGCGGCTGCACGCCTCATCGATGGCGTCGATGGCCTTGTCCGGCAGCGCCCGGTCGCTCACGTAGCGGTCGGTGCCCTCGGCCGCCGCGATGAGCGCCTGGTCGCGGATCTGCACGCCGTGATGAATCTCGTATTGCTGCTTGATGCCGCGCAAAATCGACACGCACTCACCGATATCGACCTCGTCGACCAAGATCGACTGGAAGCGCCGCTCAAGCGCGGCGTCTTCCTCGATATACTCGCGATACTCGTCGATGGTCGTGGTGCCCATGATGCTGATCTCACCGCGGGCCATCGCCGGCTTGAGCAGGTTCACCGCGCCGCCACTGCCCTCGCCCCCTGCACCCACGATCTGCTGGAGCTCGTCGATAAATAGAATAATATCGCCCTTGCTCTGCACGACCTCGTTGATGACCGCCTTCATGCGCTCCTCAAATTGACCGCGAAGGCTCGTCCCGGCGACCAGCGCCCCGACGTCCAGGCTCATGATGCGCTTGCCCTGCAGGCCCGCGGGCACATCGCCGGCGACCACGCGCTGGGCCAACCCCTCGACGATGGCGGTCTTACCGACGCCGGGCTCACCGATGAGCACCGGGTTATTCTTGGTGCGCCGACACAAGACCTGCATCAACCGACGCATCTCCCCGGAGCGCCCGATGACCGGGTCTAGCTCCCCGCGGCGCGCCCGCTCGGTGAGGTCCTCGGCGAATTTACCAAGGATCTCAGACACTTCGCCCTCGGCCTGCGCGACCTTTTTACCGCTGCGCCCCTCGGCCAGGGCGTCGCGCAACTTGTCGGCGCTCGCCCCGGTCGCGCGCAATTCGCGCCCGGTGTAGCTCTTGCGCTCGCGCGCAAATGCCAGCAGCAAATGCTCGGTGCTCACAAATTTATCGTCGAGCTTCTTGGCCTCTTCGGCCGCCACGTCGAGGGCCGAGAGCAGTTGCTTGTCGACAAAAACCTGGGCCTGACCGCGCTTATAATTGCGCGGCATCGTCTCTAACTCCGCAATGAGCCCGCGCCCCAGCGCGTTGGTATCGGCCCCCAGCTTCTTGAGCACCGTCTCCACCACGCTGTCGGACTGCTCGAGCATCGCCAGCATCGTGTGCTCGATGCCGACGTGACGGTGCTCAAGGTCGGTGGCCAGCTCCTGCGCCCGCGCCATCGCCTTGCGGGCCTTGCGCGTGAATTGGGACAAATCAAATTTGGTCGGCATAATATTCACTCATTTTATCAAAAGAATTTGGCGCTCAATTCATCAACTCATCAACCAATCATCGCATCAAAATATTTTATATCGCGCCCAAAACAATCAACACGACGACCGAAACCACCCCGAGACCCGCCGCCGCCAGGCTCCACGACAGCGGCATTCTATCGGCAAAAAACGACGCGCTGTCCGGGTCCTGTGCGGACTCCGACGCCCTCTCCGCCACTCTGTTATTCGCATCAGGTTCGATACTAATTAACGGACCTGCCGATAATTTGCTATGCAGAGCGCGATTATTCTTGGGGTCTTCGACGCCCGAGAACGGAGCCGGCAGCAGAAGCATGCCGAAGCCCTTGGTCTGCATGGTGGGCAGGTTCTCGCGGGTGGCGTATTTCGCCAGGCGCTCCATGCGGGCGATGCGGTTCTTGCCGTGCGGCTGGATCAGGCGCGCGACCAAGAGCGAGAGCCCGGGCGGATCCAGGTTGCTCAGGCGCTCATAGGCCAGTTGACCCAGCGGGTTTTCGACCACGGTGCGCGGCTCCTCGCCGGTCAGGATAAAGCTGAGCAAGGCGCCGAGCGCGTAGCTGTCGGCGCCGGTGCGAAGCATCGTGCCGGAGCGATCGCCGCGGACCTCGGGGGCGACATAGGGCGACTCATTATAGTGGAATTTCGCCTGGTTCGGGCGCTCGGCGATGAGGGTCGCGTTGCCAAACCCCACCACCCGGGTCAGCGTCATCTTCGGGCTGCTCGCCTCGCCATCGACCGAATCGGCCGCGGCTTCGTCGGCCTCGCCCACGATAAAGTGGCGCGGGTCGAGGTCGCGAAACACATAGCCTGCGGTGTGGACGCTCTGCAAAAACGCGACCAATTCGCCCATCAAGTCGAGCGCCTGTTCGCTGGGTAATCCCTCGGGATGCTCGCGGCGAATCCACTCGAAAATGGTCAGGCCGTCCTGCCAATCACAGACCAACACCGGCTCGACCTGGGGTTCGTCGGCCATCGACTCGGCGTCCTCGATCTCGGGCAGGTCTTCCGGGGCGATCCCGACGTTTAGCAGCGCAATCGGCGTGGGCAAAAGCGGGCTGTTCATCTTCTCTAAAAACGCCCACTCCTCGCGCACCGCCTCGCGGCGAATCCGCACATAGTCGGCGTCGGTGCTATAGCCGGTGTCATAGAGCACCGCGCGCGCGCAAAGCGTCTGCTCACTGGCGGTGTCGGCCTGGGTGTCCTCGACCCCAACGATCTGGTAGCTGCGCCCATTGGCCAATAACCCGAGCACGCGAAAGCGCGCGCTGCCGCCCTCGGCATCGACTAGGAAATTCTGTTCTGACATCTTCAGTACTCGCTATAATTTATTCCGACTTAAGCGGGTGAATTTTGAAATTCATTGCGCGAAAGCGATGCTAGCGCATTGCCCGGCGCACGTCGACACGTGCGTATCAGCGCGAGCGCGCAGGTTCAACCACGCGAACCCGGCGCATATTTCGCGCCCGCCGAGTTCCCGGGCCATGCGCTAGCGTGTGCCAGTCAGAACACCTGAATTTGACCGTGCCTCACCCGCTTTGTCAGATGCGCGCGTGCGGTGGCTCATCGCTTCCGAAATGGTCGACGGGAACCTCCACGGGCCACAGATATTGGAAGGAATGCGGCAGCATGCCTCGCACCTGACGTATCTCACCGCCGCTCACCCGTCGGGAGAGCACCGCGAAGACGCGCGTGGCGATCAACTCCGGGTTGATACTCTGCCCGGGGGCAAAGCCCGCCCGAATTCCATCCAAGAAGTCATCCACATCTCTGCCTTTGACCGGCATCTGGGAGGGGCGAAAGCCCTCGTAAAAGACGCCCCGAAGTAACCCGGGGAGTTGGGCGGCGAAATCCGCCGCCTCATCGACGCTTAACCGGTCGCGCAACGCGTGCAGAGTCGCGACCAGGGCGTGATAAGTCTTTAGCGGATCCTGCCAGCCGAACTCATCATCGGTGTCGTGGATCCACTCCATGGCGACGTTGACCTGGCGATCTAATGGTCGAATACCTGTAACGCTCATAACCGCTCCCTTGCCCCGAATTTTTTATGAACTTCTCGCTGGGTTTGACGGCCCAGGGACCTCGGCCGCGTAGTGTATACCTAAGCACTCAAACAGCCGGCTCAAGCACCCGCGCCCGACCGACGCCCTGCGCTGCGCATCGGCGCCGGATCTTTGAGAAAACCACCGCCTTTTAGATGCCCCAGATATAATCGATCCCCATCACGGTCACGACCGAGAGGAGCAATTGCAGCGGCGCGCCGATGCGAATGAAGTCGCGCACACAATACCCGCCGGGACCGTATACGAACAGATTGGTCTGATAGCCCACCGGCCCCAGAAACGCGGTGCTCGCCGCAAACATCACCGCCAGCACAAACGCAAATTCATTCGCCCCGATCTGCGTGGCGGTCGCCGCCGCCACCGGGATCATCAACAGCACCGCCGCGTTATTACTGATAAATTCGGTGATCAAACCCGTCGAGATATAGAAGAGCCACAGGACCACGATCGCCGGCAGATACTCACCGCTTCCGGCCAACGCGCTCCCCAAAAATTGCGCCGTGCCGGTTTGCTCCAACGCAATCCCCAGCGGGATGATGCCGGCCAGCATAAAGATCACCCGCCAATCGACGTCCTTATACATCTCCGAGGAGCGCACCACGCCGGTCAAGAGCATCGCCACCACCCCGGCCAGCGCGCTCACCATAATCGGCAGAACGTCAAAGGCCGCCAGGCCCACCACGGCGAGCAGAATGGCGATGGCGACCGGGATCTTCTCGGGCCGATAGCCCTTTCGTTCACTGGCATTCATCAGAATGACATCCGGACTCGCCGCCATCCTCTCCTGCCCCTTTCGGGTCGTCTGCAGCAGCACCGTATCGCCGCTTCGCAGCACCTGGTCGGCGAAGTCCTCGCGCCGCACCACGCTGCGGCTGCGATGCGCCAGCACATAGGCGTCGAAGCGCTCCGGGAAGTTGGTCGCCCGGATCGTGCGCCCCTCGAGCGCCGAGCCGGCGACCACGACGATCTGGGCGAGGCTATTAAAATCCCCCGAGATCATAATCTGGTCGGGGGTAAACTTTCGCGGCGGCAGCAGCTCAACCCCGCCGCCGTCTTCGAGCATCTTCAGGTATTTCTCGGTCGCGTGGACCAATAAAATATCTCCCTCCTGCAGCACCTGGTCACGGTCCGGGTGCTCGAACACCGCCTCGCCGCGGACGATGGCGAGCAGGGCAAGCTTGAGGTCCGAATTATCTAACCAATCGCGCAGCGACATCCCGAGCATCGGCGCATCCGCCCATAATTTTAGCTCACGCAAAAAACTGGCGACCTCAAAGTTCTCGAGCGTGCTGCCCCGCGGTTTTACATGCTCGGGCAATAAGATCGGCGCCGCAAAATACAGATAAACCGCGCCGACCCCCATCACGATCGCCCCCAGGCCGGTGATCTCAAACATCCCAATCTTATGGTCGAGCAAGCGCACCGAGATATCGGCGGCCAGGATATTGGTCGAGGTACCGATGAGCGTGAGCATGCCGCCGAGCATCGAGATATAGGAGAGCGGCAGCAGCAGCTTAGAGGGCGAAACCCGCCCCTTATGCGCCATCTCGGTGACCAGGGGCAGCAAAAGCGCGACGACCGGCGTATTATTCATAATACCCGACATCGGCCCCGCCATCGCGAAGGTCGCCAAAAGTTGCTTCTTCTCACTGCTGCCGACCATCTTGCTCAAATGACGCGCGATCCCCTGAATCATGCCGGTTCGGCGCACCCCGTCGCTTAAGATGAGCATCGACAACACGGTGAGCGTGGCTGGGTTTGAGAACCCCGAGACCGCATCCGCCGGCGTCACTTGCGTCCATTTACCCAGCAGCACCAATAAGACGAGCACCAACATCGCGGTGACGTCCAGCGGAATCGGCTCCAGGATAAAGAGCAACACCGCCAACGCCGTGATCCCCAGCACAATGATCATCCCCAGGGTCATTTGACCACCATGACTTCTACCTTGCCGCGACGCTTTAGAATCTGCACGCCGACGTCGTTTCGATAGCGCTTGAGTTCGATGTCGACCATGGCGTCGCCCACCTGGACGCGGCGGATGCGCAGCGTGTCCAAAAAGTCGGGCAGACGCGGGTTATGAAATTTGACCAGCCCCTGGCGCCCGTCGACGTAGAGCCCAAGCGCCGCGTCGAGCAGCAGGAAGACGCCGCCGGCCGCCCAGGCCTGCGGCGCACACGCCACCGGGTAGAGCGTCGGGCCCTCGCTGGGGCGGCGCTCAAACCCGCAGAAGAGCTCGGGCATTCGGTTCAGCTCAAAATAGCGCGACGCGTGGTACAGCCCGGCCATAATCCGCAGCGCCTCGTCCTTAAGACCGTAGCGCGCCAGGCCCATCGCGATCATCGTATT encodes:
- a CDS encoding ATP-dependent Clp protease ATP-binding subunit; this translates as MPTKFDLSQFTRKARKAMARAQELATDLEHRHVGIEHTMLAMLEQSDSVVETVLKKLGADTNALGRGLIAELETMPRNYKRGQAQVFVDKQLLSALDVAAEEAKKLDDKFVSTEHLLLAFARERKSYTGRELRATGASADKLRDALAEGRSGKKVAQAEGEVSEILGKFAEDLTERARRGELDPVIGRSGEMRRLMQVLCRRTKNNPVLIGEPGVGKTAIVEGLAQRVVAGDVPAGLQGKRIMSLDVGALVAGTSLRGQFEERMKAVINEVVQSKGDIILFIDELQQIVGAGGEGSGGAVNLLKPAMARGEISIMGTTTIDEYREYIEEDAALERRFQSILVDEVDIGECVSILRGIKQQYEIHHGVQIRDQALIAAAEGTDRYVSDRALPDKAIDAIDEACSRLRLEIDSKPAKLDAIERSILQLQVERESLAEATDAETVEARDGLENEIESQEEEAARLRVRWELEKGALDELTEHKEALETSEKEILEAQRAGELGRAAELKYSVLPRIQKEIAQAEAKLDEIHADERLLKDYVDETDIAAVIASWTGIPTSRMLESEREKLLNMPNRLRQRVVGQDHAIEAICKAIWRSRAGLKPAGRPIGNFMFVGPTGVGKTELAKALSEFLFDSEDSLVRIDMSEYMEQSKVNTLIGSARGYVGSQSGGILTEAVRLKPYSVVLFDEAEKAHPDVFNILLQVMDEGRLSDSQGRMVDFSNTLIILTSNVGSREIMDLTGKVEQEELNDAVGEILKDHFKPEFLNRLDAPITFQALSCESIRLIVDIQERGLRKLLGQQKILIGLSDAARDFLAEEGYEPEYGARPLKRAFGKFIHDPLSTEILEGRFGEGDEIKVDVAEDGKGLTFNRVEKA
- a CDS encoding protein kinase domain-containing protein, which produces MSEQNFLVDAEGGSARFRVLGLLANGRSYQIVGVEDTQADTASEQTLCARAVLYDTGYSTDADYVRIRREAVREEWAFLEKMNSPLLPTPIALLNVGIAPEDLPEIEDAESMADEPQVEPVLVCDWQDGLTIFEWIRREHPEGLPSEQALDLMGELVAFLQSVHTAGYVFRDLDPRHFIVGEADEAAADSVDGEASSPKMTLTRVVGFGNATLIAERPNQAKFHYNESPYVAPEVRGDRSGTMLRTGADSYALGALLSFILTGEEPRTVVENPLGQLAYERLSNLDPPGLSLLVARLIQPHGKNRIARMERLAKYATRENLPTMQTKGFGMLLLPAPFSGVEDPKNNRALHSKLSAGPLISIEPDANNRVAERASESAQDPDSASFFADRMPLSWSLAAAGLGVVSVVVLIVLGAI
- a CDS encoding DUF2267 domain-containing protein, which produces MSVTGIRPLDRQVNVAMEWIHDTDDEFGWQDPLKTYHALVATLHALRDRLSVDEAADFAAQLPGLLRGVFYEGFRPSQMPVKGRDVDDFLDGIRAGFAPGQSINPELIATRVFAVLSRRVSGGEIRQVRGMLPHSFQYLWPVEVPVDHFGSDEPPHARI
- a CDS encoding SLC13 family permease produces the protein MTLGMIIVLGITALAVLLFILEPIPLDVTAMLVLVLLVLLGKWTQVTPADAVSGFSNPATLTVLSMLILSDGVRRTGMIQGIARHLSKMVGSSEKKQLLATFAMAGPMSGIMNNTPVVALLLPLVTEMAHKGRVSPSKLLLPLSYISMLGGMLTLIGTSTNILAADISVRLLDHKIGMFEITGLGAIVMGVGAVYLYFAAPILLPEHVKPRGSTLENFEVASFLRELKLWADAPMLGMSLRDWLDNSDLKLALLAIVRGEAVFEHPDRDQVLQEGDILLVHATEKYLKMLEDGGGVELLPPRKFTPDQIMISGDFNSLAQIVVVAGSALEGRTIRATNFPERFDAYVLAHRSRSVVRREDFADQVLRSGDTVLLQTTRKGQERMAASPDVILMNASERKGYRPEKIPVAIAILLAVVGLAAFDVLPIMVSALAGVVAMLLTGVVRSSEMYKDVDWRVIFMLAGIIPLGIALEQTGTAQFLGSALAGSGEYLPAIVVLWLFYISTGLITEFISNNAAVLLMIPVAAATATQIGANEFAFVLAVMFAASTAFLGPVGYQTNLFVYGPGGYCVRDFIRIGAPLQLLLSVVTVMGIDYIWGI